One stretch of Alcaligenes aquatilis DNA includes these proteins:
- a CDS encoding NCS2 family permease: MFERLFKLSEHGTNVRTEVLAGITTFLTMSYIIFVNPDILSSTGMDRNAIFVATCLAAALGTFIMAFVANWPIGMAPGMGLNAFFAFTVVASLGYTWQQALGAVFISGVIFLILTVTGIRSWLIRGIPKSLQSAIAAGIGMFLGLIALMNSGIVVAHPDTKITLGDLTQPAALYAILGFFIIAALDALKIRGAILIGILAVTVLSMLTGHSEFGGVVSAPPSLMPTFMQLDIMGALHTGFVHVILVLVLVEVFDATGTMIGVAKRARLIEEGKPNRLGRALLADSTAIVAGSMLGTSSTTAYVESASGVQAGGRTGLTALTIGVLFLLALFFSPLAATVPNYATAPALLYVACLMMREITEVEWEDMTEAVPAALAAFSMPFTYSIANGLAFGFISYVILKLTTGRWRSIHLATLIVAILFVIKYAIATE, from the coding sequence ATGTTTGAACGTCTCTTCAAACTCTCTGAGCATGGCACCAACGTTCGTACCGAGGTCCTGGCAGGTATTACCACCTTCCTGACCATGTCCTATATTATTTTTGTGAATCCAGACATCCTGTCCTCCACAGGCATGGATCGCAACGCTATTTTTGTCGCTACCTGCTTGGCCGCCGCTTTGGGCACCTTCATCATGGCCTTTGTGGCCAACTGGCCTATCGGCATGGCGCCGGGTATGGGCCTGAACGCTTTTTTTGCCTTCACCGTGGTCGCCTCCCTGGGCTATACCTGGCAACAAGCACTGGGCGCGGTCTTTATTTCCGGCGTAATCTTCCTGATCCTGACGGTGACTGGCATCCGATCCTGGCTGATTCGGGGCATTCCCAAATCCTTGCAAAGCGCGATTGCCGCCGGTATTGGTATGTTCCTGGGCCTGATTGCCTTGATGAACTCGGGCATTGTGGTCGCTCACCCCGACACCAAAATTACATTGGGTGACCTGACCCAACCAGCCGCACTGTATGCCATTTTAGGTTTCTTCATTATTGCCGCCCTGGATGCGCTGAAAATACGTGGTGCAATTCTGATCGGCATTCTGGCCGTGACCGTTTTATCTATGCTGACCGGTCATAGCGAGTTCGGTGGCGTAGTCTCCGCCCCGCCCTCTCTGATGCCCACGTTTATGCAACTGGACATCATGGGTGCTCTGCACACCGGCTTTGTCCACGTAATTCTGGTTCTGGTACTGGTTGAAGTGTTTGACGCCACTGGCACCATGATCGGCGTTGCCAAACGTGCCCGTCTGATCGAGGAAGGCAAACCCAATCGCTTGGGTCGCGCCCTTTTAGCCGACAGCACCGCCATTGTGGCCGGCTCGATGTTAGGCACCAGCAGTACCACCGCCTACGTGGAAAGCGCCTCGGGCGTGCAAGCCGGCGGCCGTACCGGTCTGACTGCCCTGACTATCGGCGTGCTGTTTCTGCTGGCCCTGTTCTTCTCGCCCCTGGCGGCTACCGTGCCCAACTACGCCACCGCCCCCGCCTTGCTGTACGTGGCGTGCTTGATGATGCGTGAAATTACTGAAGTGGAGTGGGAGGACATGACCGAGGCTGTCCCTGCTGCTCTGGCTGCCTTTTCCATGCCCTTCACTTACTCGATTGCCAACGGTCTGGCCTTTGGATTTATCAGCTACGTCATCCTGAAACTGACAACCGGCCGCTGGCGCAGTATTCACCTGGCCACGCTGATTGTGGCCATCTTGTTCGTGATCAAATACGCCATCGCTACGGAATGA
- the tsaD gene encoding tRNA (adenosine(37)-N6)-threonylcarbamoyltransferase complex transferase subunit TsaD — MNILGFESSCDETGVALVSTEQGLLAHALHSQIAMHREYGGVVPELASRDHIRRVLPLTRQVLASCHMQLDQVDAIAYTAGPGLAGALLVGASVAQSIAWSLKKPTIAIHHLEGHLLSPLLAEPRPDFPFVALLVSGGHTQLMRVDGVGQYELLGETLDDAAGEAFDKSAKLMGLGYPGGPALSRLAEQGDPSVYELPRPMMHSKDLDFSFSGLKTAVLTRLRKLEAQEGGMTEQQRADLAAATEAAIVDVLAAKAVKALKQTGLKRLVVAGGVGANRHLRAYLQKAVARLKGEVFFPPLEFCTDNGAMIAFAAAMRVKHGLATLDDSQHGFAIRPRWDLACVNQPVSPPER; from the coding sequence ATGAATATTCTTGGATTTGAAAGTTCCTGCGATGAAACCGGCGTGGCGCTGGTCAGCACGGAACAGGGCTTGTTGGCCCATGCCTTGCACAGCCAGATTGCCATGCACCGTGAATACGGTGGGGTGGTGCCTGAACTGGCCTCTCGCGATCATATCCGCCGTGTCCTGCCCTTGACACGTCAGGTGCTGGCTTCTTGCCATATGCAGCTCGATCAGGTCGATGCCATTGCCTATACCGCCGGTCCTGGCCTGGCCGGGGCCTTGCTGGTGGGAGCCAGCGTGGCGCAGTCGATTGCCTGGTCGCTGAAGAAACCGACCATTGCCATCCATCACCTGGAAGGCCATTTGCTCTCGCCTTTGTTGGCCGAGCCGCGTCCGGACTTTCCTTTTGTGGCTTTGCTGGTCTCGGGTGGTCATACCCAACTGATGCGCGTGGATGGCGTGGGTCAGTACGAATTGCTGGGTGAAACGCTGGACGATGCGGCGGGCGAAGCCTTTGATAAAAGCGCCAAGCTGATGGGCCTGGGCTATCCCGGCGGCCCGGCCCTGTCGCGTCTGGCTGAACAGGGAGACCCCAGCGTCTACGAGTTGCCGCGTCCCATGATGCATAGCAAGGATCTGGATTTCAGCTTTAGTGGTTTGAAAACTGCCGTGCTGACGCGCCTGCGCAAGCTGGAAGCGCAAGAGGGCGGGATGACTGAACAGCAACGCGCTGATCTGGCCGCCGCGACCGAGGCCGCGATTGTGGATGTGTTGGCCGCCAAGGCCGTCAAAGCCTTGAAGCAAACCGGCTTGAAACGTTTGGTGGTTGCCGGTGGTGTGGGTGCCAACCGCCACTTGCGGGCGTATCTACAAAAAGCCGTGGCGCGTTTGAAGGGCGAGGTGTTTTTTCCACCGCTGGAGTTCTGTACCGATAACGGTGCCATGATTGCTTTTGCGGCGGCCATGCGGGTCAAACACGGTTTGGCGACGTTAGATGATAGTCAGCATGGCTTTGCCATTCGGCCTCGCTGGGATCTGGCCTGTGTAAATCAGCCCGTCTCCCCGCCAGAGCGTTAG
- the surE gene encoding 5'/3'-nucleotidase SurE: MRILVSNDDGYTAAGIEALYEALQGLGELTVIAPETNCSGASNSLTLNRPLSLRQASNGFYFVNGTPSDCVHVALTGLLDFRPDLIVSGINNGANMGDDTLYSGTVAAAMEGHLFGIPAIAFSLIERGWKNLDSAARVARDLVQRCQKQPLAANTLLNVNIPCLPYEALTGMQVTRLGKRHPSEPVVKSQTPYGEPVYWIGRVGGVSDSEQGTDFGAIESGAVSITPLRADLTNHDQLAGLRDWVQ; encoded by the coding sequence ATGCGTATTCTGGTCTCCAACGATGATGGCTATACAGCAGCCGGTATCGAGGCGTTGTATGAAGCTTTGCAAGGGCTGGGCGAGCTAACTGTCATTGCACCTGAGACCAATTGCAGTGGTGCCAGCAATTCCCTGACCTTGAATCGTCCCTTGTCGCTGCGCCAGGCCAGCAATGGTTTTTATTTTGTGAATGGTACACCGTCTGATTGTGTCCACGTGGCGCTGACCGGTTTGCTGGACTTCCGTCCCGATCTGATAGTGTCCGGTATCAATAATGGCGCCAATATGGGTGATGACACTTTGTATTCGGGCACGGTCGCTGCTGCGATGGAAGGCCATTTATTCGGCATTCCCGCGATTGCCTTTTCCCTGATCGAACGGGGCTGGAAAAACCTGGACAGCGCGGCGCGCGTGGCACGGGACTTGGTGCAGCGGTGTCAGAAGCAGCCACTGGCGGCCAATACCTTATTGAACGTGAACATTCCGTGCCTGCCGTATGAAGCCCTGACAGGTATGCAGGTGACGCGCTTGGGCAAGCGCCACCCCTCGGAGCCGGTGGTGAAAAGCCAGACTCCTTATGGCGAACCCGTCTACTGGATTGGTCGTGTAGGTGGCGTGTCCGATAGCGAGCAGGGAACGGATTTCGGAGCGATTGAAAGCGGTGCGGTGTCGATTACTCCCTTGCGGGCAGATCTGACGAATCACGATCAACTGGCTGGTTTGCGGGACTGGGTGCAATGA
- the trxA gene encoding thioredoxin, with product MSIVELNEETFQAAVEDGKPLIIDFWAPWCGPCRQFAPVFDAAAAKHPDVTFAKVNTEEEQELAAGLRIRSIPTLMVFRERVLLFSQAGALSAAQLDDLIEQVQAVDMEKVHAEIAAQQNQQPDQA from the coding sequence ATGAGCATCGTCGAACTGAACGAAGAAACATTCCAGGCAGCAGTAGAAGACGGCAAACCCCTGATCATCGACTTCTGGGCTCCCTGGTGCGGTCCATGCCGCCAATTCGCCCCCGTCTTTGACGCGGCAGCGGCCAAGCACCCCGACGTGACCTTTGCCAAGGTCAACACCGAAGAAGAGCAAGAACTGGCTGCTGGCCTGCGTATCCGCTCCATTCCAACCTTGATGGTATTCCGTGAACGCGTTCTGCTGTTCTCGCAAGCCGGTGCCCTATCCGCTGCCCAACTGGACGATCTGATCGAGCAAGTCCAGGCTGTGGACATGGAAAAAGTCCATGCTGAAATTGCTGCTCAGCAAAATCAGCAGCCTGACCAGGCTTAA
- a CDS encoding IMPACT family protein, with amino-acid sequence MAVFTLREPTSFEQDIKKSRFLALAAPVDSASQALAFFQAKAVPDATHNCWAYKIGAEYRFNDDGEPGGTAGRPILQAIEGQDCDRVAVLVIRWFGGVKLGTGGLVRAYGGVAAQCLRLADKQELIPMAALRCRCSFADLALIQSRFDSFGVQVQDEQFDAEGVQWVLNLPVEHKTEFQQSFINMTRGQGECEPLEQT; translated from the coding sequence GTGGCCGTCTTTACCCTGCGTGAGCCCACCAGCTTTGAGCAGGACATCAAAAAAAGCCGTTTTCTGGCACTGGCTGCACCAGTAGACAGTGCCAGCCAGGCCTTGGCCTTCTTCCAGGCCAAGGCTGTGCCCGATGCTACGCATAACTGCTGGGCTTACAAGATCGGGGCTGAATACCGCTTTAACGACGACGGCGAGCCTGGAGGTACGGCCGGGCGCCCCATTTTGCAAGCCATAGAAGGGCAAGATTGCGACCGTGTCGCGGTGCTGGTCATTCGCTGGTTTGGGGGCGTCAAGCTGGGAACGGGCGGCTTGGTGCGTGCCTACGGCGGCGTGGCCGCTCAATGTTTGCGTCTTGCTGACAAGCAGGAACTGATTCCCATGGCCGCCTTGCGCTGCCGCTGCTCCTTCGCCGACTTGGCTTTGATTCAATCCCGTTTCGATAGTTTTGGCGTTCAGGTTCAGGACGAGCAATTCGACGCTGAAGGCGTGCAGTGGGTATTGAATCTGCCAGTCGAGCATAAGACGGAGTTCCAGCAGTCCTTTATCAATATGACGCGTGGCCAGGGCGAATGTGAGCCCCTGGAGCAAACGTAG
- a CDS encoding DUF2024 family protein, protein MKIAVFDTYVVRPDGRRMHFDILVSDEAKDMDKVLSYGRRYLEAKGVSVESFTSRECRFCHTEMASAPVENEIKRSGFAILELENCE, encoded by the coding sequence ATGAAGATTGCCGTGTTTGATACCTACGTCGTGCGTCCTGACGGGCGGCGTATGCACTTTGATATTTTGGTCAGCGATGAGGCCAAGGATATGGACAAGGTCCTGAGTTATGGTCGGCGTTATCTCGAGGCCAAAGGGGTGAGTGTGGAAAGCTTCACCTCGCGAGAGTGTCGTTTTTGCCATACGGAAATGGCTTCCGCGCCGGTCGAGAATGAAATCAAACGTAGCGGTTTTGCGATTCTTGAATTGGAAAACTGCGAATAA
- the plsY gene encoding glycerol-3-phosphate 1-O-acyltransferase PlsY, producing the protein MNAVSFAVAVPLVALLSYLLGSLPFAVIVSKIMGLQDPRTFGSKNPGATNVLRSGNKKAAILTLLGDAFKGWLAVFLTQQAISNWGWAPTLLGVSAFFAFLGHLYPVFLGFKGGKGVATALGVILALLPWLALATAATWLIIAYVSRYSSLAAIISAVFAPLFYLLGAKVVWPMNASIATALVLISAFLLWRHQENIRRLLTGKESKIGSKKK; encoded by the coding sequence ATGAACGCCGTTTCTTTTGCTGTGGCTGTACCGCTTGTCGCCCTTTTATCCTACTTGCTGGGGTCTTTGCCGTTTGCCGTAATCGTCAGCAAGATCATGGGCTTGCAAGACCCTCGCACCTTTGGTTCGAAAAATCCGGGAGCCACTAATGTACTACGTAGCGGCAATAAAAAAGCAGCCATTCTGACCTTGTTGGGCGATGCCTTCAAAGGCTGGCTGGCTGTCTTTCTGACCCAACAGGCCATCAGCAACTGGGGCTGGGCACCCACGTTACTGGGCGTCAGCGCCTTTTTTGCCTTTTTAGGTCACTTATACCCGGTCTTTCTGGGCTTCAAAGGCGGCAAAGGCGTGGCAACCGCGCTGGGTGTCATCCTGGCCCTGCTGCCCTGGCTGGCTCTGGCTACCGCAGCCACCTGGCTGATTATTGCCTATGTCAGCCGTTACTCCTCACTGGCCGCCATTATCAGTGCCGTGTTCGCTCCCTTGTTTTACCTACTCGGTGCCAAGGTGGTCTGGCCCATGAATGCGTCCATTGCCACCGCCCTGGTCCTGATCAGTGCTTTCTTGCTGTGGCGTCACCAAGAGAACATTCGCCGTCTGCTGACAGGCAAAGAAAGCAAGATCGGTTCCAAGAAAAAATAA
- a CDS encoding peroxiredoxin family protein — translation MSYEIHASQWLNTSAPLSLSSLRGRVVVVTAFQMLCPGCVINSLPQAKKLDTLFSRDDLRIIGLHSVFEHHAVMGPAALQAFAHEYRLNFPIAIDQPSDSGPLPRTMKEWGLGGTPSTIIFDRDGNLALKELGHLDDLRLGAFVGQLIARRPAQENKKEGMMEKEGSSSCGPTCTY, via the coding sequence ATGTCCTACGAGATCCATGCCAGCCAGTGGCTCAATACGAGCGCGCCATTAAGCCTGTCATCCTTGCGTGGCCGCGTTGTGGTGGTCACTGCCTTTCAGATGCTTTGTCCGGGCTGTGTCATCAACAGCCTGCCGCAAGCCAAGAAACTCGATACCCTGTTCTCGCGCGATGATTTGCGCATTATTGGCCTGCATAGCGTGTTCGAGCATCATGCGGTGATGGGCCCGGCAGCCTTGCAAGCCTTCGCCCATGAGTATCGCTTGAATTTTCCTATTGCCATTGATCAGCCCTCAGACAGCGGCCCCTTGCCGCGCACCATGAAGGAGTGGGGACTGGGCGGCACGCCATCCACCATTATTTTTGATCGTGATGGCAATCTGGCTTTGAAGGAATTGGGCCATCTGGATGATTTGCGTCTGGGTGCGTTTGTCGGGCAGTTGATTGCTCGTCGCCCGGCCCAAGAAAACAAGAAAGAGGGGATGATGGAAAAGGAAGGCTCGTCCTCTTGCGGGCCTACGTGTACCTATTAG